One Brassica oleracea var. oleracea cultivar TO1000 chromosome C7, BOL, whole genome shotgun sequence genomic window carries:
- the LOC106304043 gene encoding pentatricopeptide repeat-containing protein At1g71460, chloroplastic-like, which translates to MYTACGSIEDAQKVFDESSSSNVYSWNALLRGTVISGKRRYKDVVSTFAEMREQGVDLNVYSLSNVFKSFAGASALRQGLKTHALAVKNGLFSRWSDDTWRIASFGLQCCSEL; encoded by the exons ATGTACACTGCTTGCGGTTCAATTGAGGATGCGCAGAAGGTGTTCGACGAAAGTTCTAGCTCGAATGTTTATTCTTGGAACGCGCTGCTTAGAGGGACGGTGATATCTGGGAAGAGGAGGTATAAGGATGTTGTTTCTACGTTTGCGGAGATGAGAGAGCAAGGGGTTGATTTGAATGTTTATAGTTTGTCTAACGTGTTTAAGAGCTTTGCTGGCGCGTCTGCTTTGAGGCAAGGGTTGAAGACGCATGCTCTTGCGGTTAAGAACGGTTTGTTTAGTA GGTGGTCGGATGACACTTGGAGGATTGCTAGCTTTGGGCTACAATGTTGTAGTGAGTTATAA